In a single window of the Necator americanus strain Aroian chromosome X, whole genome shotgun sequence genome:
- a CDS encoding hypothetical protein (NECATOR_CHRX.G23908.T1), translating to MRKLEWDDMGVKVDGRQLHHLRFADDIVLITPSISQAERMLTEFDEKCGCMGLQLNLQKTMFMRSGWVSDAPFTLNGTNISECTSYVYLGRELNMMNDLTPELGRRRRAAWGAYKSIEDVVKKTRITWLRAHLFNTTVLPALTYASQTWAFRKQEENAVGVIERAIERVMLRVSRFEQVRDGIRSSLLHQRSKIRDAAAFAKESKIRWVGHVMRFNDNRWTRAVSDWVPRDIKRTTGRPPTRWSDFFTKSFKKSMMLFVSHAKGGTTGLLWHASGANGRITGARSTSLKINGSQGDQGDVHVEKRISFRQITSDSASLLFSRR from the coding sequence atgcgaaagttggaatgggacgacatgggagtgaaagttgatggtcggcagctacaccatttgcgctttgctgatgacatcgtactgataacacctagcatcagccaagcggaacgaatgctgaccgaattcgacgaaaaatgtggatgcatgggtcttcagctgaacctacAAAAAACAATGTTCATGCGGagcggatgggtctcggatgccccattcacgctcaacggaacgaacatatccgaatgcaccagctacgtttatctgggtcgggaactgaacatgatgaacgacctgacccccgagctgggcaggaggagacgagcggcttggggagcgtataaaagcatcgaggatgtagtgaagaagaccaggatcacctggctccgtgctcacctcttcaacaccaccgtacttcctgctttgacctatgcttcgcaaacctgggcatttcgcaagcaggaagaaaatgcggtgggcgtcattgaacgcgcaattgagagagtgatgctaagagtatcccgtttcgagcaagtgagggacgggattcgaagttctctcctacatcagcgatcgaagattagagacgccgccgcgtttgccaaggaaagtaaaataaggtgggtcggacacgtgatgcgctttaatgacaaccgttggaccagagccgtgagcgactgggttccccgcgatattaagcgcactacaggaagaccgccaacacgatggtcagatttcttcacgaagtccttcaaaaagagtatgatgctcttcgtgtcccacgcgaaaggaggaaccactggactactctggcacgcgagcggggcaaatggaagaattactggcgcccgctcgaccagtttgaagatcaacgggagtcaaggtgatcaaggtgatgttCACGTCGAAAAGCGTATATCTTTTCGGCAAATTACCTCGGACTCAGCCTCGCTACTGTTTAGCCGCagataa
- a CDS encoding hypothetical protein (NECATOR_CHRX.G23904.T1) produces MRRCGPTPALTIFVAYVPTSSYEEEEEVEAFCMDLEKFYREDHAFYKVIIGDFNAKVGPRRTPEELHIGTHGLQWNDQGERLSEFIMTTKTIHGNSQFQKPSCLRWTWESPSGGYRNEIDHIIVNKRFCLTDVAVVPKFYTGSNHRLLRGRFSFTRRVEKAAKFRERNSRTIINWDLFATLAGFWEDSAMDNIDEEYDRLIEHLHDCAKKAESFKTTKRRLSLETLKLIRQRGAARAAGNQELTSELAKLCREAIKEDLKERRAEVLAEAAEAGKSIRCARQDFASRKTRMTALRNPKGTTIVSRRGMEKITYEFYSDLFDSHVHLPPHHLREDG; encoded by the coding sequence atgagaagatgtggtccaacaccagctttgactatcttcgtcgcttacgttccaacatcaagctacgaagaagaagaagaagtcgaagctttctgcatggacctggagaagttctaccgagaagatcatgccttctacaaggtcataattggcgatttcaacgccaaagttggcccaagaagaacgccggaggaacttcacatcgggacccacggcctacaatggaacgaccaaggggagaggctctccgagttcatcatgacgactaagaccatccatgggaactcgcaattccagaagccctcatgtctacgctggacgtgggagtcacccagtggagggtaccgtaatgaaatagaccacatcatcgtcaataaaaggttctgcctgacggatgtcgctgttgtaccaaagttctatacgggatcgaaccatcgcctcctccgaggaagattttctttcacaaggagagtggagaaagccgccaagttcagagagagaaattccaggactatcatcaactgggatctcttcgctacgctagccggcttttgggaagattccgcaatggacaacatcgacgaggaatatgaccggcttattgaacaccttcacgactgcgcgaagaaggctgagagctttaaaaccaccaagagacgcctgtctcttgaaactcttaagctgatacgccagcgtggagcagcacgagccgcagggaaccaagaactcacgtccgagctcgcaaagctttgcagagaggcgataaaggaagaccttaaagagagaagagcagaagtactggctgaagctgcagaggcggggaaaagcatccgctgtGCCCGTcaagacttcgccagtcgcaagacaaggatgactgctctccggaacccgaagggaacaaccattgtaTCGAGAAgagggatggagaaaatcacctACGaattctactctgatctcttcgacagccatgtccacttgcctcctcaccacctgagggaagatggataa
- a CDS encoding hypothetical protein (NECATOR_CHRX.G23908.T2), with the protein MSVSNRTAPGLDRIRPEHLKSLPPVLINTLARLFTRYLSECKVPKQWKTSKTVLLYKKGDPHPSADRPRQLSSNLPIDEGQPCEQAGFRKGFSTIDHIHTVSKLIEVSREYKMPLSLTFIDLKKAFDSVEAEAVVEALDNQGVPTQYIKGDTISPKIFTATVENAMRKLEWDDMGVKVDGRQLHHLRFADDIVLITPSISQAERMLTEFDEKCGCMGLQLNLQKTMFMRSGWVSDAPFTLNGTNISECTSYVYLGRELNMMNDLTPELGRRRRAAWGAYKSIEDVVKKTRITWLRAHLFNTTVLPALTYASQTWAFRKQEENAVGVIERAIERVMLRVSRFEQVRDGIRSSLLHQRSKIRDAAAFAKESKIRWVGHVMRFNDNRWTRAVSDWVPRDIKRTTGRPPTRWSDFFTKSFKKSMMLFVSHAKGGTTGLLWHASGANGRITGARSTSLKINGSQGDQGDVHVEKRISFRQITSDSASLLFSRR; encoded by the exons aTGTCGGTAAgtaatcgtacggcacccggtctcgacagaataagaccagaacacctgaagagccttccgccagtactcatcaacaccctggcgaggctctttacacgttatctgtcggaatgcaaggttcctaaacagtggaagaccagcaagaccgtgttgttgtataaaaagggagatccacatccCTCGGCGGATCGAcctcggcaactatcgtccaatctgcctatt gacgaaggacagccatgcgagcaagcagggtttcgaaaaggattcagcacgattgaccacattcacactgtttcgaaactcatcgaggtatcacgagagtacaagatgccgctctctCTCACCtttatcgacttgaagaaggccttcgactcagttgaggcggaagcggtcgtggaagccctggacaaccaaggcgtccctactcagtacataaag ggtgatacaatttcacccaaaatattcacagccaccgtcgagaacgcaatgcgaaagttggaatgggacgacatgggagtgaaagttgatggtcggcagctacaccatttgcgctttgctgatgacatcgtactgataacacctagcatcagccaagcggaacgaatgctgaccgaattcgacgaaaaatgtggatgcatgggtcttcagctgaacctacAAAAAACAATGTTCATGCGGagcggatgggtctcggatgccccattcacgctcaacggaacgaacatatccgaatgcaccagctacgtttatctgggtcgggaactgaacatgatgaacgacctgacccccgagctgggcaggaggagacgagcggcttggggagcgtataaaagcatcgaggatgtagtgaagaagaccaggatcacctggctccgtgctcacctcttcaacaccaccgtacttcctgctttgacctatgcttcgcaaacctgggcatttcgcaagcaggaagaaaatgcggtgggcgtcattgaacgcgcaattgagagagtgatgctaagagtatcccgtttcgagcaagtgagggacgggattcgaagttctctcctacatcagcgatcgaagattagagacgccgccgcgtttgccaaggaaagtaaaataaggtgggtcggacacgtgatgcgctttaatgacaaccgttggaccagagccgtgagcgactgggttccccgcgatattaagcgcactacaggaagaccgccaacacgatggtcagatttcttcacgaagtccttcaaaaagagtatgatgctcttcgtgtcccacgcgaaaggaggaaccactggactactctggcacgcgagcggggcaaatggaagaattactggcgcccgctcgaccagtttgaagatcaacgggagtcaaggtgatcaaggtgatgttCACGTCGAAAAGCGTATATCTTTTCGGCAAATTACCTCGGACTCAGCCTCGCTACTGTTTAGCCGCagataa
- a CDS encoding hypothetical protein (NECATOR_CHRX.G23905.T2) produces the protein MSTPGERKFSQKLMGLEACNLLMGSEFHAKHNNRKESPDSGGKPGTVAPGRTGLQESYRLPKRKRTRMAICTYNARTLASEAAIEDLMMQTKKIKYDVIGLTETR, from the coding sequence atgtccactccgggagaacggaagttctcccagaaactcatgggactagaggcttgcaacctgctcaTGGGTTctgaatttcatgcaaaacacaataatagaaaagagtctcctgattccggaggaaagcctggtacagtagcgccaggtaggacggggttgcaggagtcatataggctaccgaaacggaaaaggactaggatggcgatctgtacttataacgcacgtacgcttgcatcggaagcagccatcgaagatctgatgatgcagacgaagaagatcaagtacgacgtcatcggactgaccgagacgagatga
- a CDS encoding hypothetical protein (NECATOR_CHRX.G23905.T1), producing the protein MSTPGERKFSQKLMGLEACNLLMGSEFHAKHNNRKESPDSGGKPGTVAPGTCDSRGVGGVGVLVNTRTAKNIDSFEQLTTRIGRLRMRRCGPTPALTIFVAYVPTSSYEEEEEVEAFCMDLEKFYREDHAFYKVIIGDFNAKVGPRRTPEELHIGTHGLQWNDQGERLSEFIMTTKTIHGNSQFQKPSCLRWTWESPSGGYRNEIDHIIVNKRFCLTDVAVVPKFYTGSNHRLLRGRFSFTRRVEKAAKFRERNSRTIINWDLFATLAGFWEDSAMDNIDEEYDRLIEHLHDCAKKAESFKTTKRRLSLETLKLIRQRGAARAAGNQELTSELAKLCREAIKEDLKERRAEVLAEAAEAGKSIRCARQDFASRKTRMTALRNPKGTTIVSRRGMEKITYEFYSDLFDSHVHLPPHHLREDG; encoded by the exons atgtccactccgggagaacggaagttctcccagaaactcatgggactagaggcttgcaacctgctcaTGGGTTctgaatttcatgcaaaacacaataatagaaaagagtctcctgattccggaggaaagcctggtacagtagcgccag gaacatgcgacagcagaggtgttggtggagttggcgtcctcgtcaacacgagaacggcaaagaacatcgactctttcgaacaacttacgacccgaatcggacgtctgcggatgagaagatgtggtccaacaccagctttgactatcttcgtcgcttacgttccaacatcaagctacgaagaagaagaagaagtcgaagctttctgcatggacctggagaagttctaccgagaagatcatgccttctacaaggtcataattggcgatttcaacgccaaagttggcccaagaagaacgccggaggaacttcacatcgggacccacggcctacaatggaacgaccaaggggagaggctctccgagttcatcatgacgactaagaccatccatgggaactcgcaattccagaagccctcatgtctacgctggacgtgggagtcacccagtggagggtaccgtaatgaaatagaccacatcatcgtcaataaaaggttctgcctgacggatgtcgctgttgtaccaaagttctatacgggatcgaaccatcgcctcctccgaggaagattttctttcacaaggagagtggagaaagccgccaagttcagagagagaaattccaggactatcatcaactgggatctcttcgctacgctagccggcttttgggaagattccgcaatggacaacatcgacgaggaatatgaccggcttattgaacaccttcacgactgcgcgaagaaggctgagagctttaaaaccaccaagagacgcctgtctcttgaaactcttaagctgatacgccagcgtggagcagcacgagccgcagggaaccaagaactcacgtccgagctcgcaaagctttgcagagaggcgataaaggaagaccttaaagagagaagagcagaagtactggctgaagctgcagaggcggggaaaagcatccgctgtGCCCGTcaagacttcgccagtcgcaagacaaggatgactgctctccggaacccgaagggaacaaccattgtaTCGAGAAgagggatggagaaaatcacctACGaattctactctgatctcttcgacagccatgtccacttgcctcctcaccacctgagggaagatggataa
- a CDS encoding hypothetical protein (NECATOR_CHRX.G23909.T1), translated as MDDLRYVFRYINDLCIIISAVRNEQVFSNPTHRIRVTRVTSKDGWLLYLTYAAREAIIMNSPSTQSHLFMKKTTIFNLCVVQTKICDIQQKTERRECRFSQLTST; from the exons ATGGATGACTTGAGATATGTCTTCAG ATACATCAATGACTTATGTATCATAATCTCAGCTGTCCGTAACGAACAAGTGTTTTCAAATCCAACACATAGGATAAGAGTCACGCGAGTAACCTCAAAGGATGGCTGGCTTCTTTACCTCACGTACGCA GCGCGAGAAGCGATCATTATGAACTCACCCTCGACTCAATCGCATTTGTTCATGAAAAAGACGACTATTTTTAATCTGTGCGTtgttcaaacaaaaatatgcgacATCCAG CAGAAAACAGAAAGGCGAGAATGCCGTTTTTCACAACTCACCTCAACTTGA